Within Psychrobacter sp. DAB_AL43B, the genomic segment TAAAGCGACCTCGGATTGACTTAATCCTTGCTCTAACATGGTCGTAATCACGTGATGTTTAAACTCGCGACTATAGTGAGCTTTACTCGACTTTGGCTTGATGGCATCTATGCCACCGCTTTGGTATTGCTTAACCCATTTTTGTACAAGTTTCGAATCTACTTTAAACTTCTCACTTGTGGCAAGTCCGGTATGTCCTTGCCGATAGTATGCGATGACTTCGATCTTGAAGTCTAGTGTGTAACGCATAAAAATACCCCATAAGTTGTGTCCAACTTATGGGGGTCAGTTCACATGATTAGCGAGGTTTTTTATGAGAATAACCTATCAAATCTGTATTACTAAAAGGTTTTGGTTAATAATATCGTTGCTGCTTTTTCATCTCGATCATCATAATAAGCAAAGTTGCTTGAAGTTGTTTCGTAATCGAATACCAGTCGCGGTGTGAGTCCCAATAAAGTAAAGTCACGCTTCCATACTTGCAAACCTAATGAAGTGGTTTTATCTTCTCTTGTTGAGCCAGGTTCCCCGCCCACAGCATTATAATAGCCGTTCCATGCCCCACTTCCTGCTGTATAGGCATCTGCAGGATCGTCATATTTCTTAATGCCATATCCTAATGTTGTCAGTGTAGAGATACCTCGCTTCCATTCCCTACCCCAACCGGCGTTGACAGAGTTTCGATCGTAACTAATAATGCTGGATTTGGGTACATCATTTCGATAGTTACCTAAGCCGCCATAAAAATATTCTTTGGCGTCCTTGATGTAGAACGCATTTAACCCTAGAAACCTTCCGTCTGTTTCACGATTTGCATTACTATCATCCTCGAATGTTTCGTTAGAAAAAATAGACGTTGCTGATAGTTTTAACTTTGGCTTCACCCAGCGTGAGCCGCTGACCGTCACGCCTTTACGTAAACTATAGGGTTCTTCATCATAGTAGCGCTTGGTCACAAATGGCGTCAGAGAAACATCGTTTTTTGCATCATCATAGCCAACGCCAGCAGAGGCAGTTAATAGATAATCGTTATAATCAGTTTGGTCCCAATAGCCTTTTAAAGACGCATTACCGCCTACGGTAGCATAGAAATTATTGGGTAAATTAAAGCGTTTGTTTGCACTGCCAGAGACCTGAATACCGTTGGCTGACTTTTGCTCAACAGAGTTACCTAACTGAGATTGGATAGTCTTCGAGGGTGCATCGTTTATATTGTTATCTCTTACATAGCTTGCAGAGGCATTAAACTGCCACTTTTCTGAATTATTTATCTGAGACAATGAATTTTTAACCCTAGCCATGACAGGAGCCGGAAGATCAACTGCCTGTAGCTTTAAAAACTGCTCTTTGGCAGCGGCATACTGTTTATCTGCTTGCATGGCGATTGCCATATTGAGGCGGACGGGATGAAAGTCTGGATCTTCTGCTAGCATACCGCGATAGATTTCAATGGCTTGCTTATTTTTGGCTTCACTACGATATATCAAAGCATCAGCGAACTTAATTAGCATTGGATCGTTAATCTCTAACGCTTTGTAATGAGGGAGTAGCTGCTTGACAGTTACCATATCTTGCGCAGCTAATGCATCATTCAAAAATTTGCTAAAAGCGGCTGGATTGGCTTTTAAAGCTTTTAAATTGTAAGCAGTTGCCTCGGCAAGTTGCTGGCGGCTTCTAATCGCATCTTGTGCTTCTGAATCTGAGATTACAGTAGAGGGTGCAGTAGGATCTGACACTGAGGTTTGGTTTTGCCGTTTGATAAGTTCAGCAGCTTGATCAAGCTCAAGTCCTATCTCTGGTAATTCTGGGTCGGCTGCTATAGCTGGTAGAGAAATCGCCATCATTGATAGCAAGATCGACGCTGTGAGAGGTTTACGTATATATTGCTTATTCATAGGTATCCTTACCAAAGTACATTTGTTTACTTTATAAATTTAATCATCCTAAATGACTTTGAAGATTTAAGCGAGAAAAAAAGCGCCCTAAGACGCTTTTTCTTTACTCTGCACAGTCACAGCGATTTATTGCTTTTCAGCGCCAAAGGTTCCTTGGAATTTAGTACCTGTTCCAGCGACCGTTCCTTTACCGCCTTGCCCTGATGCATCTTGGTAGATACCGCCTAGGAAGTTTGCATCAGGACCATAGAAGCCACCAGCGGTATCAATGCCATTGGCATTACCAGCAAAGGTATTACCAGTGATGTCTGCATTAATATTGATTTGGTTACCAGCAGGCATATACTTGTAGCCACCCGCCGCAAAAGATAATGTGCCATCGACTGAGCCATTCACAAAATCAACATTGAAGGCAGAAGTACCATTAATTGGAGCAGTAGAAGCATTGTCAGCCAAATGAATGTTCTCAATATAAGTTGCTACACCATTATATTGAGCCTTACCATCATTCACTTGTTTGAGTTTATCTATACCTGCTTGAGCAGTCAGATACCCTTGTACATAAACATTGGCTGCACGTGAGACGTCGCCTGCAGCTGAATCGAAGTTACCATAAACATGACCGACCTGCATCTGTGAATCAAAATTCTCATAAACAGCCTTATATTTATAAGTTGGATTGAAATTACCCTTTCCTGCATCTACCTTGATTTCCCCACTTGCATTCGTCAACGACACTTCAATAGGTTTTAACACAGAATCGGGCTTGACCATGTCTGCACGAACGACACCCGTGTTGAAGCTCTTGAAGTTATCACCTTTACGATTATCTACTGGTACTTCAGAACCATTCTCCGTTTTCAGTTCAGTCCAAGCAGATTTATCGTCGCGAATTTCAACATAGCCGATAGCATTATCAAGCTGACCTTGGCCAAATGGTAACGTTTTCTCTTTACTACTCAGTGCAGTCGATTGGAAGCCAGTCATTTTCGACTCAGTAGGATCTGGTATTACCTCAACTGTAGGATCTACTTTAGATGCACCATAAGTGCCTTTGATATATTCCTTTCCAATCTCTCTTTCATAAACACCACCTAGTAAACTGGCGCCTTTGCCATAAAAACCACCCACTGTACTAACAGCAGCACCTTTCTCGCTTGCAAAAGTGTTGTCGGAGATAGTCGCATTGATATCGACTTGTTTATCAGCGAAATCTAGCTCACCTTTCACTGATTTGGCTACGAAGTCAACGTCGAATTTAGAGGTACCATCGACCGCTATTTTTCCGCCTTCTACATAGGTAGCCACACCTTTATAATTGGCCTTACCTTCATTGACATTGGTTAACTTGTCCATATCTCCAAGGTTGGTGGCATTACCTTGTACATAGGT encodes:
- a CDS encoding surface lipoprotein assembly modifier, coding for MNKQYIRKPLTASILLSMMAISLPAIAADPELPEIGLELDQAAELIKRQNQTSVSDPTAPSTVISDSEAQDAIRSRQQLAEATAYNLKALKANPAAFSKFLNDALAAQDMVTVKQLLPHYKALEINDPMLIKFADALIYRSEAKNKQAIEIYRGMLAEDPDFHPVRLNMAIAMQADKQYAAAKEQFLKLQAVDLPAPVMARVKNSLSQINNSEKWQFNASASYVRDNNINDAPSKTIQSQLGNSVEQKSANGIQVSGSANKRFNLPNNFYATVGGNASLKGYWDQTDYNDYLLTASAGVGYDDAKNDVSLTPFVTKRYYDEEPYSLRKGVTVSGSRWVKPKLKLSATSIFSNETFEDDSNANRETDGRFLGLNAFYIKDAKEYFYGGLGNYRNDVPKSSIISYDRNSVNAGWGREWKRGISTLTTLGYGIKKYDDPADAYTAGSGAWNGYYNAVGGEPGSTREDKTTSLGLQVWKRDFTLLGLTPRLVFDYETTSSNFAYYDDRDEKAATILLTKTF